Proteins found in one Campylobacter canadensis genomic segment:
- a CDS encoding CheB methylesterase domain-containing protein gives MKKVVLIGASTGGPSQIKFLIKDLELKNTSIIIAQHMQANFLPSYANQLNKECKSEVVLLDSPCFLEDKIYICQHNTELNLNLRASFNNGTFPFVPNVDLLFLSASKIARDYKMMAILLTGIGDDGAKGLFELYKKGVKCIGESEESCIVYGMPKRAYELNNQLTQLNIQDMQKELISFLKDF, from the coding sequence ATGAAAAAAGTAGTTTTAATAGGTGCTAGCACAGGCGGACCTTCTCAAATTAAATTTTTAATAAAAGATTTAGAATTAAAAAATACAAGCATAATTATTGCTCAACATATGCAAGCAAATTTTTTACCAAGTTATGCAAATCAATTAAATAAAGAGTGTAAAAGCGAGGTTGTTTTACTTGATAGCCCTTGTTTTTTAGAAGATAAAATATATATTTGCCAACATAATACAGAATTAAATCTAAATTTAAGAGCCTCGTTTAACAATGGTACTTTTCCCTTTGTGCCTAATGTAGATTTATTATTTTTAAGCGCTAGTAAAATTGCAAGAGATTATAAAATGATGGCAATTTTGCTAACTGGTATTGGTGATGATGGGGCTAAAGGGCTTTTTGAGTTATACAAAAAAGGTGTAAAATGTATTGGGGAAAGTGAAGAATCTTGTATAGTGTATGGAATGCCAAAAAGAGCTTACGAGCTTAATAATCAATTAACACAATTAAATATACAAGATATGCAAAAAGAATTAATCTCTTTTTTAAAGGATTTTTAA
- a CDS encoding CheR family methyltransferase gives MFNMFNKNKNNTNNEEKSVEFINNAAEFDSLINKIRIICGIDLEVKKNTISSKLIKFACSNNISSFKELERQIDFNQNLKQELFDLITVCETYFYRELKQLKELIYMIKLNPSLRNILVAPCSSGEEVYSILMLASEEGLFNLNITGIDINTQIIQKAKSATYSKRSLYNLDSYLINKYFDEENDEYKIKKHLFSPTFKVVNVFSKEFLELGKFDIILSRNMMIYFNEEYKFRLVDNFSKMLNFNGLFFAGHADLVPSHSSLQKEYSSSCTYYKKI, from the coding sequence ATGTTTAATATGTTTAATAAAAATAAAAATAATACAAATAATGAAGAAAAAAGTGTTGAATTTATAAATAATGCTGCTGAATTTGATTCTTTAATAAATAAAATTAGAATAATTTGCGGAATTGATTTAGAAGTTAAAAAAAATACCATTTCATCAAAATTAATAAAATTTGCTTGTTCAAATAATATTTCATCTTTTAAAGAGCTTGAAAGACAAATAGATTTTAATCAAAATTTAAAGCAAGAATTATTTGATTTAATAACCGTTTGTGAAACATATTTTTACAGAGAATTAAAACAATTAAAAGAATTAATTTATATGATAAAACTTAATCCTAGCTTAAGAAATATTCTAGTAGCTCCTTGTTCTAGCGGAGAAGAAGTTTATTCTATTTTAATGCTTGCAAGTGAAGAAGGGCTTTTTAATTTAAATATAACAGGAATTGATATTAATACTCAAATAATACAAAAGGCAAAAAGTGCAACATATTCAAAACGCTCTTTGTATAATCTTGATTCGTATTTAATAAATAAATATTTTGATGAAGAAAATGATGAATATAAAATTAAAAAACACTTATTTTCTCCAACTTTTAAAGTTGTAAATGTATTTTCAAAAGAATTTTTAGAGCTTGGTAAGTTTGATATTATACTTTCAAGAAATATGATGATTTATTTTAACGAAGAATACAAATTTCGCCTTGTGGATAATTTTTCTAAAATGCTTAATTTTAATGGTTTGTTTTTTGCAGGACATGCTGATTTGGTTCCATCGCATTCATCATTGCAAAAGGAGTATTCTAGCTCTTGTACTTATTATAAAAAAATATAA
- a CDS encoding ammonia-forming cytochrome c nitrite reductase subunit c552 has product MSKSIYVAACVIAALGGVGLFALNTNIAEHKGESKTQPLKTFAQSDDEPDFALWGRNFPAQLDGYLQMKDEYIQTPFGGSLPYSKIIRWPAATTFWNGYAFAVDYSKPRTHYYSQIDQLETKRNNKEFLNSHGLPAFKGQPGACVNCHTGYLKAIYSSSKLQGLFLDNPVESSKKAMGFFDVQENGQMMKEAWTKMNSIPYFDVMDKVKSVYGEGIHGSHMGSTCADCHNPDDMSLRVTRPAFVNAMVLRGYEADAKHGIKGSRKEMRNYVCMQCHVEYYFEGKDSVLTFPWTKWKKDEAFKIENFDEYYDEKFANGEFPYDFINKDTKAKIIKMQHPEAEMYSSSLHYRSGVTCVDCHMPYKRYGANKVTNHNILTPYADINASCKTCHPQSEQVLKDRIAFIQNRHAYELRKCENNLLALIADIKTARAELAKLPQFANLDEKAREEAISKALDKSLYAHRKAQIRWDVAFSENSYGFHSPQEFMRIISQCKEIAREGQSTLANELAPFNVKITFTKEAKIPNAPAKLDHHYPTASLPTDEMKKVDENIKNLNFK; this is encoded by the coding sequence ATGTCAAAATCAATTTATGTAGCTGCCTGTGTTATAGCTGCACTTGGTGGGGTTGGACTTTTTGCTCTAAATACAAATATTGCAGAGCATAAAGGCGAGAGTAAAACACAACCTTTAAAAACTTTTGCTCAAAGCGATGATGAGCCTGATTTTGCTTTATGGGGACGCAATTTCCCTGCACAACTTGATGGCTATTTGCAAATGAAAGATGAGTATATACAAACTCCATTTGGTGGTTCTTTACCATATAGTAAAATCATTCGCTGGCCTGCTGCTACGACATTTTGGAATGGTTATGCTTTTGCGGTTGATTATAGCAAACCAAGAACGCACTATTATTCACAAATAGACCAATTAGAAACAAAAAGAAATAACAAAGAATTCTTAAATTCTCACGGCTTACCTGCTTTTAAAGGACAGCCTGGTGCTTGTGTAAATTGCCACACTGGTTATTTAAAAGCTATTTATTCAAGCTCTAAATTACAAGGACTATTCTTAGATAATCCTGTAGAATCAAGTAAAAAAGCAATGGGATTTTTTGATGTTCAAGAAAACGGACAAATGATGAAAGAAGCTTGGACTAAGATGAATTCTATTCCATATTTTGATGTAATGGATAAGGTAAAAAGCGTTTATGGTGAAGGAATTCACGGCTCTCATATGGGTTCAACTTGTGCAGATTGCCATAACCCTGATGATATGAGCTTAAGAGTAACTCGCCCTGCTTTTGTTAATGCGATGGTTTTAAGAGGTTATGAAGCTGATGCAAAACACGGTATTAAAGGTAGCAGAAAAGAAATGAGAAATTATGTTTGTATGCAATGCCATGTTGAATACTATTTTGAAGGAAAAGATAGCGTTTTAACCTTCCCTTGGACTAAGTGGAAAAAAGATGAAGCCTTTAAGATTGAAAATTTTGATGAATATTATGATGAAAAATTTGCAAATGGCGAATTCCCTTATGATTTTATAAATAAAGACACTAAGGCTAAAATTATTAAAATGCAACACCCTGAGGCTGAAATGTACTCAAGCTCATTACACTATAGAAGTGGTGTAACTTGCGTTGATTGTCATATGCCTTACAAAAGATATGGGGCAAATAAGGTTACAAATCACAATATCTTAACTCCTTATGCTGATATAAATGCTTCTTGTAAAACTTGCCACCCACAAAGCGAACAAGTGTTAAAAGATAGAATTGCCTTTATTCAAAATCGCCACGCTTATGAATTAAGAAAATGTGAAAACAATCTTTTAGCTTTAATTGCTGATATTAAAACTGCTCGTGCTGAACTTGCAAAATTACCACAATTTGCAAACTTAGATGAAAAAGCAAGAGAAGAAGCAATTTCAAAAGCTTTAGATAAATCATTATACGCACATAGAAAAGCACAAATTCGCTGGGATGTTGCATTTAGTGAAAACTCTTATGGTTTTCATTCTCCGCAAGAATTTATGAGAATTATTTCTCAATGTAAAGAAATTGCAAGAGAAGGACAAAGCACTTTAGCTAACGAATTAGCTCCATTTAATGTAAAAATTACATTCACAAAAGAAGCTAAAATTCCTAATGCTCCTGCTAAGCTAGACCATCACTATCCAACTGCATCTTTACCAACTGATGAGATGAAAAAAGTTGATGAGAATATCAAAAATCTAAACTTCAAATAA
- a CDS encoding MFS transporter: protein MFKSYAKLIKNNKNYAILVLVQFITYFGAWFSQVGVYTMLIGFDFSLVDWGDFSSKSVKNWAISASVMCAFLPPILLAPFSGILIDNFNSKKLMMTMVIVELISVFLLLFIKDASYIYFLFFLIFVRITVASIYFQTEMSVIPHIFSKEELKLANELFSIIWAVSYTTGMAAAGVFCHYFGIKAAFILDCILFCIALYLLFFLKLNKETKKLSFKKAYIMLLQGIAYIKLNKKIIHLMLLHGVIGATTYDAIINYLASYEYLNKVYFLKQTLSVALLIGLSNTFRACSLVIGPLILSKIANKNSLFYLYLAQGFGIIIWAIFQFSFYLSLVGMLVAGFCTSTIWSYTYTQIQNSCDKKYYGRVIAYVDMVYVAFSLLLTILVGYLFNNLAISLANISIFMGSIFIFAAFYWLYFTRKYL from the coding sequence ATGTTTAAATCCTATGCAAAATTAATAAAAAATAATAAAAATTATGCGATTTTAGTTTTAGTACAATTTATAACTTATTTTGGTGCATGGTTTTCACAAGTTGGTGTTTATACTATGCTTATTGGTTTTGATTTTAGCCTAGTAGATTGGGGAGACTTTTCATCAAAAAGTGTAAAAAATTGGGCAATTAGTGCTAGTGTTATGTGTGCTTTTTTGCCGCCTATATTATTAGCACCTTTTAGCGGAATTTTAATTGATAATTTCAATTCTAAAAAACTGATGATGACAATGGTTATTGTAGAATTAATTTCTGTATTTTTGTTACTTTTTATAAAGGATGCTAGTTATATTTATTTTTTATTTTTCTTAATTTTTGTAAGAATAACCGTTGCTAGTATTTATTTTCAAACCGAAATGAGTGTTATTCCGCATATATTTTCTAAGGAAGAATTAAAACTAGCAAACGAATTATTTTCAATAATTTGGGCTGTATCATATACAACGGGAATGGCTGCTGCTGGAGTGTTTTGCCATTATTTTGGAATTAAGGCTGCTTTTATTTTAGATTGTATTCTTTTTTGTATTGCGCTTTATTTGCTATTTTTTTTAAAGCTAAACAAAGAAACAAAAAAGTTAAGCTTTAAAAAAGCTTATATTATGTTGTTGCAAGGAATTGCTTACATTAAGTTAAACAAAAAAATAATCCATCTTATGTTATTACACGGGGTTATAGGCGCTACAACTTACGATGCGATAATTAACTATCTTGCAAGTTATGAGTATTTAAATAAGGTATATTTTTTAAAACAAACCTTAAGTGTAGCTTTGTTAATAGGGCTTAGCAATACCTTTAGGGCTTGTTCTTTAGTAATTGGACCACTTATTTTAAGTAAGATTGCTAATAAAAATAGCTTATTTTATTTATATTTAGCACAAGGCTTTGGCATTATTATATGGGCGATTTTTCAATTTTCTTTTTATTTATCACTAGTTGGAATGCTTGTAGCTGGTTTTTGCACTAGCACAATATGGTCTTATACTTATACTCAAATACAAAATTCTTGTGATAAAAAATATTATGGAAGAGTAATTGCTTATGTTGATATGGTCTATGTTGCCTTTAGTCTATTGCTTACAATTTTAGTTGGTTATTTGTTTAACAACCTTGCAATTAGCTTAGCTAATATTAGTATTTTTATGGGGAGTATTTTTATATTTGCAGCCTTTTATTGGCTTTATTTTACAAGGAAATATTTATGA
- the fliL gene encoding flagellar basal body-associated protein FliL produces the protein MAEEKEEVVKKSKGSNLVLILVSVLLVVVLALGGLVIYAAFSGGDDEKTDEVSQQENKKDNKKKQDASASEIGVMYPLESFTVNLNSDGGNKYLKCRLELEQNVPTLTMELDKKKPVIKDAILAILSSKSKEEISTTKGKERLKEEIINKINNNLNDGFIKNLYFTDFVISE, from the coding sequence ATGGCAGAAGAAAAAGAAGAAGTAGTTAAAAAATCAAAAGGTTCAAACTTAGTATTAATACTAGTTAGTGTTTTATTAGTTGTTGTTTTAGCACTTGGTGGTTTAGTAATTTATGCTGCTTTTTCAGGCGGTGATGATGAAAAAACTGATGAAGTAAGCCAACAAGAAAACAAAAAAGACAACAAGAAAAAGCAAGATGCAAGTGCAAGTGAAATTGGTGTTATGTATCCATTAGAATCATTTACCGTTAATCTAAATAGCGATGGTGGAAATAAATACCTTAAATGCAGGTTAGAATTAGAACAAAATGTACCAACTCTAACAATGGAGCTTGACAAGAAAAAACCTGTAATAAAAGATGCTATTTTGGCTATTCTTAGCTCAAAAAGTAAAGAAGAAATAAGCACAACGAAAGGAAAAGAAAGATTAAAAGAAGAAATAATTAATAAAATCAATAACAATTTAAATGATGGTTTTATTAAAAATCTTTATTTTACGGACTTTGTTATTTCGGAATAA
- a CDS encoding efflux RND transporter periplasmic adaptor subunit: protein MIKKVFLGLVVLVLIIICFFIFSKEEKEELVKIKPSIQDLKISVEAVGKVYTDSLVEVATLANGEIKDFRVKLGDKLKKGDIIAILDDETEKNQLASEESKLVNLLDEKNSANVSLEEAKNKFTSQETLYNKGASSKDSYLSAKSNYYAAIAKLSSIEASIKQTKANIASYKNNLDLTVVKAPIDGVVISVYASLGQTINSRTSSPTLIKMANLDELKVKMQIPQNDVAKLKAGQVVEYIPLSDGAVKKSTYLSSVDDADVTVVANSSTDGAVYYYARFDAYNDKDLKIGMDVQNTIIIQDIKDALTIPINYLSKDKGGYYVNIADLSEQGYKKSYVKLGLSDDFNIQILSGLNKDDEIVLLNKSLGASNDKVKMR, encoded by the coding sequence ATGATTAAAAAGGTGTTTTTAGGGCTTGTAGTTTTAGTATTGATTATTATTTGTTTTTTTATTTTTTCAAAAGAAGAAAAAGAAGAATTGGTTAAAATTAAGCCAAGCATACAGGATTTAAAAATAAGTGTTGAAGCAGTTGGCAAGGTTTATACTGATTCTTTGGTTGAGGTTGCAACATTAGCAAACGGAGAGATAAAGGATTTTAGAGTAAAACTAGGAGATAAGTTAAAAAAAGGCGATATTATAGCGATTTTAGATGATGAAACAGAAAAAAATCAATTAGCAAGTGAAGAAAGCAAATTAGTAAATTTGCTTGATGAAAAAAATTCAGCAAATGTAAGTTTAGAAGAAGCAAAAAACAAATTTACTTCTCAAGAAACACTTTATAACAAAGGTGCAAGTTCAAAGGATAGCTATTTGAGTGCAAAGAGTAATTATTATGCTGCAATTGCAAAATTAAGCAGTATAGAAGCATCAATCAAGCAAACAAAAGCAAATATAGCAAGTTATAAAAATAATCTTGATTTAACTGTGGTAAAAGCACCAATTGATGGTGTTGTAATTAGTGTTTATGCGTCTTTGGGTCAAACTATTAACTCAAGAACATCATCTCCAACCCTGATTAAAATGGCAAATTTAGATGAATTAAAAGTAAAAATGCAAATTCCACAAAATGATGTAGCAAAATTAAAAGCAGGGCAGGTCGTAGAATACATACCTTTAAGTGATGGAGCGGTAAAAAAAAGTACTTATTTAAGCAGTGTTGATGATGCAGATGTAACCGTGGTTGCAAATTCTAGCACTGATGGAGCTGTGTATTATTATGCTAGATTTGATGCTTACAATGATAAAGACTTAAAAATAGGTATGGATGTGCAAAATACTATAATTATTCAAGATATTAAAGACGCACTTACAATACCTATTAATTACCTTAGCAAGGATAAGGGTGGATATTATGTAAATATAGCTGATTTAAGCGAGCAAGGATATAAAAAAAGTTATGTAAAATTAGGTTTGAGTGATGATTTTAATATACAAATTTTAAGCGGATTAAATAAAGATGATGAAATTGTTTTATTAAACAAGAGTTTAGGTGCAAGCAATGATAAAGTTAAAATGCGTTAA
- a CDS encoding NapC/NirT family cytochrome c: MKKPINKLLLACCILFGIVFGGGIYTFIIADGFLMMTHKPEACAKCHIMTDVYDSWLKGDHSSNAGCVDCHLPQNDFFAYWTKKAYHGLKHGYYFTVGGNPPNLEPAQMTHEDVNNNCATCHKDYAHNAINFNGEKLDCLHCHTSVGHLHN, encoded by the coding sequence ATGAAAAAACCAATAAACAAACTTTTATTAGCCTGTTGTATTCTGTTCGGGATTGTTTTTGGTGGTGGAATTTATACTTTTATAATAGCTGATGGCTTTTTAATGATGACGCATAAACCAGAAGCCTGTGCAAAATGCCACATTATGACTGATGTATATGATTCTTGGCTTAAAGGTGATCATAGCTCTAATGCAGGTTGCGTAGATTGTCATTTACCTCAAAATGACTTTTTTGCCTATTGGACTAAAAAAGCTTATCACGGCTTAAAGCACGGCTATTATTTTACAGTAGGAGGTAATCCACCTAATTTAGAGCCAGCACAAATGACGCATGAAGATGTAAATAATAATTGTGCAACTTGTCACAAAGATTATGCACACAATGCGATTAATTTTAATGGCGAAAAACTTGACTGCTTACACTGTCATACAAGTGTAGGACATTTACACAATTAA
- a CDS encoding sugar MFS transporter codes for MQKNNYFSLSILTSLFFMMGLLTVLNDTLIPHLKELFELTYFQSSLIQFCFFGAYFITSSFFGKLIQKIGYQASVSLGFFIAACGCLLFYPAAKTQVYTIFLAALFVLASGVVLLQVTGNPFVTLLSKKEDTARNLALVQAFNSLGTTVGPIIGFYLILENANTIDEKIWSIQQPYLIIAIFLIFLALFVKFVVKLPDTRVIAEEISQTNNDTRTSAWQYAKLRFGALGIFCYVGAEVAIGSFLMLYLMEIANYTKSEAAHYLSYYWGLAMCGRFVGGALLNKCKASALLAICALMNVLVILLIVCVNLNAGCMIFIGLFNSIMFPTIFSLATKDLGRNTSQASGIICIAIFGGAIIPPVQALIMDYCDMNLSYIVPALCYLYILFFARKADNLD; via the coding sequence ATGCAAAAGAATAATTACTTTTCACTTTCTATTTTAACTTCGTTATTTTTTATGATGGGACTTTTAACCGTTTTAAACGATACTTTAATCCCACATTTAAAAGAATTATTTGAATTAACTTATTTTCAATCGTCTTTAATTCAGTTTTGTTTTTTCGGTGCTTATTTTATAACATCTAGTTTTTTTGGTAAATTGATACAAAAAATAGGTTATCAAGCTTCTGTGTCTTTAGGTTTTTTTATTGCTGCTTGTGGGTGTTTATTGTTTTACCCTGCTGCAAAAACTCAAGTTTATACAATCTTTTTAGCAGCTTTATTTGTTTTAGCTAGTGGGGTTGTGCTTTTACAAGTAACGGGAAATCCTTTTGTAACTTTATTATCAAAAAAAGAAGATACCGCAAGAAATCTAGCCTTAGTACAAGCTTTTAATTCTTTAGGAACTACAGTTGGACCTATTATTGGTTTTTATTTGATTTTAGAAAATGCAAATACAATTGATGAGAAAATATGGTCAATTCAACAACCTTATTTAATAATAGCAATATTTTTAATTTTTCTTGCTTTATTTGTAAAATTCGTAGTTAAATTACCTGATACAAGGGTGATTGCAGAAGAAATCAGTCAAACAAATAACGATACAAGAACAAGTGCTTGGCAATATGCTAAATTAAGATTTGGCGCTTTAGGAATTTTTTGTTATGTTGGAGCTGAGGTTGCTATTGGCTCATTTTTAATGCTTTATTTAATGGAAATAGCAAATTACACAAAAAGCGAAGCGGCTCATTATTTATCGTATTATTGGGGTCTTGCTATGTGTGGGCGTTTTGTTGGAGGTGCTCTTTTAAATAAATGCAAAGCTTCAGCCTTACTTGCTATTTGCGCTCTTATGAATGTTTTAGTTATTTTATTAATCGTGTGTGTGAATTTAAATGCTGGTTGTATGATTTTTATAGGATTGTTTAATTCAATTATGTTTCCAACTATTTTTTCACTAGCTACTAAGGATTTAGGACGCAATACTTCTCAAGCAAGTGGAATTATATGTATAGCAATTTTTGGCGGGGCAATTATTCCACCTGTACAAGCTTTGATTATGGATTATTGTGATATGAATTTATCTTATATTGTTCCTGCGCTTTGTTATTTATATATTTTATTCTTTGCAAGAAAGGCAGATAATTTAGATTAA
- the acpS gene encoding holo-ACP synthase — MKIGCDVVDVKRIEKILNSKIKNSFINKILSTTEIQHLKLNANSLAGYFAAKEAALKALGVGISPTCTFKDVLLSKDNLGQPLISFSNKTIKEFNIKNASLSISHDAGIAMAVVLVEFNNV, encoded by the coding sequence ATGAAAATTGGTTGTGATGTAGTTGATGTAAAAAGAATTGAAAAAATTTTAAATTCTAAAATTAAAAATAGCTTTATAAACAAAATCTTATCAACTACAGAAATACAACATTTAAAATTAAATGCAAATTCTTTAGCGGGTTATTTTGCTGCTAAAGAAGCTGCTTTAAAGGCTTTAGGTGTAGGCATTAGCCCTACTTGTACTTTTAAAGATGTTTTACTAAGTAAAGATAATTTAGGCCAACCGCTAATTAGCTTTAGCAATAAAACAATAAAAGAATTTAATATAAAAAATGCAAGCCTTAGCATTTCACATGATGCTGGTATTGCAATGGCTGTGGTATTAGTGGAATTTAACAATGTTTAA
- a CDS encoding ABC transporter permease — protein MIKLKCVNKFYGSTQVLKDINLSISAGEFVILLGKSGSGKSTLLNMIGLIDEPNSGEYYFKDKNLYKLNKEEKSAFRSMNFGFIFQRYNLMPSSSVLDNVILSALYAKKNKEESIKRAKELLNNLELAEHINKKAAHLSGGQQQRVSVARALINKASFILADEPTGALDSLNGIKLMEILKELNEKEGVGVILVTHDETLCKYASRVIKMKDGNIISDEILKEKSKVEFKKTEEKPSTFKDKFIASSSFFLQNVSLALNNLITHKMRSFLTMLGLIIATASVISTIALGNGGKADVLAEISFLGNNQIIVHKGARDGDRNTARLRDLKLSDLELIKKLDYVKDVGIESSFPGAYVTYKDKEINVGATGVFANFLEINNKQMLEGRFFNDDEEAQAKNICVLSQSVKETLFKNNEDPIGKIIYLKGKPLKVIGVIKKDNQDRDFDIKVYLPNNTLSKKFDGRRDIRQIIVLVKDGVDSTFAESNLKQVLEVKKGENSIRTFNLDAIKKTIEKTAQKLSLLIFGVAFIAMIVGGIGVMNIMLVVVKERTKEIGIKLAIGASPSYISTGFLIEAVVLCSVAAILGVLFSLAIIFTINNLNFIDINMMIDYKAILLGFFSSVIVGLFFGYFPAKSASKLIPAQALSDE, from the coding sequence ATGATAAAGTTAAAATGCGTTAATAAATTTTATGGCAGCACGCAGGTTTTAAAAGATATAAATCTTAGTATTAGTGCAGGAGAATTTGTAATTTTACTTGGAAAAAGTGGAAGTGGCAAATCAACCTTACTTAATATGATAGGTTTAATTGATGAGCCAAATAGTGGAGAGTATTATTTTAAAGATAAGAATTTATATAAATTAAATAAAGAAGAAAAATCAGCTTTTAGGTCTATGAATTTTGGTTTTATCTTTCAAAGATACAATTTAATGCCAAGTTCTAGCGTGCTTGATAATGTTATTTTAAGTGCTTTATATGCTAAAAAAAATAAAGAAGAATCTATAAAAAGAGCTAAAGAATTGTTAAATAATTTAGAATTAGCCGAGCATATTAATAAAAAAGCAGCACATTTAAGTGGTGGTCAGCAACAAAGAGTAAGTGTTGCAAGAGCATTGATTAATAAAGCATCTTTTATCTTAGCTGATGAACCAACAGGAGCCTTAGATAGTTTAAACGGTATTAAACTTATGGAAATTTTAAAAGAGTTAAACGAAAAAGAAGGCGTTGGGGTTATTTTAGTTACTCACGATGAAACTTTATGTAAATATGCAAGTCGTGTAATTAAAATGAAAGATGGAAATATAATTAGCGATGAAATTCTTAAAGAAAAAAGCAAAGTAGAATTTAAAAAAACAGAAGAAAAACCAAGTACATTTAAAGATAAATTCATAGCAAGTTCATCATTTTTCTTACAAAATGTAAGCCTTGCTTTAAATAATCTAATAACCCATAAAATGCGTTCATTTTTAACTATGCTTGGTTTAATAATAGCCACTGCTTCAGTAATTAGCACAATAGCCTTAGGAAATGGCGGAAAAGCCGATGTTTTAGCAGAGATAAGCTTTTTAGGTAATAATCAAATTATAGTACATAAAGGTGCAAGAGATGGAGATAGAAACACAGCAAGATTAAGGGATTTAAAGCTTAGCGATTTAGAGCTTATAAAAAAACTTGATTATGTAAAAGATGTTGGTATAGAAAGTTCTTTTCCTGGTGCTTATGTTACTTATAAAGATAAAGAAATTAATGTTGGAGCTACTGGGGTCTTTGCAAATTTTTTAGAAATTAATAATAAACAAATGCTTGAAGGTAGATTTTTTAATGATGATGAAGAAGCACAAGCTAAAAATATTTGTGTTTTATCTCAAAGTGTAAAAGAAACTCTTTTTAAGAATAATGAAGACCCTATAGGAAAGATAATTTATCTAAAAGGCAAACCTTTAAAGGTAATTGGTGTGATTAAAAAAGATAACCAAGATAGAGATTTTGATATAAAAGTATATCTACCAAACAACACCTTATCTAAAAAGTTTGATGGTAGAAGAGATATTAGACAAATAATAGTACTTGTAAAAGATGGAGTAGATAGTACTTTTGCAGAAAGTAATTTAAAACAAGTTTTAGAAGTAAAAAAAGGTGAGAATTCAATAAGAACATTTAACCTAGATGCCATTAAAAAGACTATTGAAAAAACAGCACAAAAGCTAAGCTTATTAATATTTGGTGTTGCCTTTATTGCAATGATTGTTGGTGGAATTGGGGTTATGAATATTATGCTTGTTGTTGTTAAAGAACGAACAAAAGAAATAGGTATTAAATTAGCCATAGGCGCAAGCCCATCGTACATTAGTACAGGCTTTTTAATAGAAGCAGTTGTTTTATGCTCGGTTGCTGCTATTTTAGGAGTATTATTTTCTTTAGCTATTATTTTTACAATAAACAATCTTAATTTTATTGATATTAATATGATGATAGATTATAAGGCTATTTTATTAGGCTTTTTTTCTTCTGTTATTGTTGGCTTGTTTTTTGGATATTTTCCTGCAAAAAGTGCTTCAAAATTAATTCCTGCACAAGCTTTATCTGATGAATAA